The DNA window CCCAAATATTTGAAATACTGTAGTGCCCAAAACCGAATATTTAACCAAAATAGACTAAAGTTTGTGCTTTAAGCGACTATTTTACGTAATAAAATGACGAAAAATATAAATAACTATTCAGTCGCTGTGGAATGGCAAGACTAAAGCAGCAATAACAGGTCTGACCAACCGACCTAAAATTGCTGCTTTATTAGCACTATTTAAATAATTGACCTAAATTGATGGTCTGTTGTTTTTTTACCGAAAATAACGGACTATTTATCTCAATCGTTAATGGCACATTGGGCTTGCTCAGAAGACTAAATATATTTGAAAATAACATATTGGGTTTTATTTTTATTGGTAAACTAATCTTTTGGCTTCCTGAGTCTAGTGCTGTTTTTTGTAAAGCGCCCTCAAATAAAGCGGTTGCATTGCTCGACACGCGGTAACTTAAATTATCTAAGGGTAAGTTAAAATCATTTTTGTTGTCGATCTCGAGCTCGATAGTTAGCGCTACCTCTTTAAAATTAGCTTTGCCAACAGTAATGTTGCTAACACTTACCTTAGGTAGATATAAAGTATCTTGTTTTTCAAATGGAATGTCGAAGCCAACAACATTAATGCTGCCGCTGATCTGATAATCAACTTGACCGTTTTTAAACAACAACTGCTGCAACGCAGATAATGATTTATTGGTTAGTGCTAGCGCCAGGGTGACATCTTTGGTGCCATTAGCGGGCAGGGTGCCGATATCTTTTGACATGCCATTGAGCAGTTGTTGGTTATTGAGACTTAATTGGTAATTAATACTATTAACGGGGATCGGTAGCATACTGTTGTTAGTAATCGCTATAACGGGCAATAATTCGATTGATTTAGCTGAAACTTTGCCAACTGATAACGATTTAAATGCCGCTTGAGGTTTAAGTATTTGGCTAGACATTTGTTGTAGAGAGCTACAGCCAGCCAAGATAATAACCATCGAGGCGACGGCTAGGTGTTTGATCCTATTCATAGGTGTTCCTGTAATAAATGAGTAAAGAAAGATTAACAGCACAGCGCTGACGGCATTAACTGTAGATGACTTTACACGAGAACACCATGCACTTTACACTT is part of the Gammaproteobacteria bacterium genome and encodes:
- a CDS encoding LEA type 2 family protein; protein product: MNRIKHLAVASMVIILAGCSSLQQMSSQILKPQAAFKSLSVGKVSAKSIELLPVIAITNNSMLPIPVNSINYQLSLNNQQLLNGMSKDIGTLPANGTKDVTLALALTNKSLSALQQLLFKNGQVDYQISGSINVVGFDIPFEKQDTLYLPKVSVSNITVGKANFKEVALTIELEIDNKNDFNLPLDNLSYRVSSNATALFEGALQKTALDSGSQKISLPIKIKPNMLFSNIFSLLSKPNVPLTIEINSPLFSVKKQQTINLGQLFK